One window of Perca fluviatilis chromosome 12, GENO_Pfluv_1.0, whole genome shotgun sequence genomic DNA carries:
- the nyx gene encoding nyctalopin: MTVITFTVSVLCLLPPAVLARWSCVRACPPPCSCTQEKSCTVLCDRSSISELPKEFPCEASAINLDKNKLKFLSERAFGTLPSLKTLSLDHNNISFITPGAFKGLPNLVELRMAHNDYISYLHTRAFTGLKKLVRLDLSDCNLFNIPDRIFLEQTALKELLCFQNNFRRIPGAFRGMENLTHIYLERNRIEAVAYNSLLGLGSLKYLNLQENRINVIHDQSFQDLLRLENFYLNDNVLCDLPRHAFKGLVRLKMLNLGGNLLTNVSKTWFGDLVELEVLYLDRNQLVYIEEGTFENLTSLITLHLNSNNLTTLPFPVFQPVYFLGRLYLFRNPWECDCSLEWLKEWMESYKLVRDIPCASPSSVAGLDLSEVVFAKVNGTCVDPGELNLTTVSSEIASTTENRFNSLISKLLQQELREEMGNGTESLRNGTLPEDGQLSAGVGGRHAQARRSLLGFTVAWLIFGLIGRSDINHSLSCT; encoded by the exons tcTCGGTGCTGTGCCTGCTGCCCCCGGCGGTGCTGGCCCGGTGGTCGTGCGTCCGGGCGTGTCCGCCGCCCTGCTCCTGCACCCAGGAGAAGAGCTGCACGGTGCTGTGCGACCGCTCCAGCATCTCGGAGCTGCCCAAAGAGTTCCCCTGCGAGGCGTCCGCCATCAACCTGGACAAGAACAAACTCAAGTTCCTGTCGGAGCGGGCCTTCGGCACGCTGCCCTCCCTCAAGACGCTCTCTCTGGACCACAACAACATCTCCTTCATCACCCCCGGGGCCTTCAAG GGCCTTCCCAACCTGGTGGAGCTGAGAATGGCGCACAATGACTACATCAGTTACCTTCACACACGGGCGTTCACGGGGCTGAAGAAGCTGGTGCGTCTGGACCTGTCAGACTGTAACCTCTTCAACATCCCGGACCGCATCTTCCTGGAGCAAACCGCGCTGAAGGAGCTGCTCTGCTTCCAGAACAACTTTAGGAGGATCCCCGGGGCGTTCAGAGGCATGGAAAACCTGACGCACATCTACCTGGAGAGGAACCGGATCGAGGCGGTGGCCTACAACTCCCTGCTGGGCCTGGGCAGTCTCAA GTACCTGAACCTCCAGGAAAACCGCATCAACGTGATCCACGACCAGTCCTTCCAGGACCTCTTGCGGCTGGAGAACTTCTACCTCAACGACAACGTGCTGTGTGACCTGCCGCGGCACGCCTTCAAGGGCCTCGTCCGCCTCAAGATGCTCAACCTCGGGGGGAACCTGCTGACCAACGTGTCCAAGACCTGGTTCGGTGACCTGGTGGAGCTGGAGGTCCTGTACCTGGACAGGAACCAGCTGGTCTACATCGAGGAAGGCACATTTGAGAATCTGACCAGCCTGATCACGCTCCACCTGAACAGCAACAACCTCACCACCCTTCCCTTCCCCGTCTTCCAGCCCGTCTACTTCCTGGGCCGCCTCTACCTCTTCCGAAACCCCTGGGAGTGCGACTGCTCCCTGGAGTGGCTGAAGGAGTGGATGGAAAGCTACAAGCTGGTGCGGGACATCCCGTGCGCCTCGCCTTCCTCCGTGGCGGGGCTGGATCTCAGCGAGGTGGTTTTCGCCAAGGTGAACGGCACGTGCGTGGACCCCGGAGAGCTGAACCTGACCACGGTGTCGTCGGAGATAGCCTCCACCACGGAAAACCGCTTCAACAGCCTCATTTCCAAGCTGCTGCAGCAGGAGCTCCGAGAGGAGATGGGGAACGGGACGGAGAGCCTCCGCAACGGGACCCTGCCCGAGGACGGGCAGCTGTCTGCGGGGGTCGGAGGGCGGCATGCCCAGGCACGCCGATCGCTCCTCGGCTTCACCGTAGCGTGGCTCATCTTTGGTTTGATTGGCCGCTCAGATATTAATCACAGTCTTTCTTGCACATGA